The following proteins come from a genomic window of Miscanthus floridulus cultivar M001 unplaced genomic scaffold, ASM1932011v1 fs_619_1_2, whole genome shotgun sequence:
- the LOC136532429 gene encoding protein GOS9-like — protein sequence MSSVVKLGTWGGDGGSACDLTVAPQRLESITIRWGKVIDWIAFSYRDRSGKLHTAGPWGGNGKGEGTETITLEPSEYVTGVAWSVGPFTFKNVECCITSIKVVTNLRSYGPFGHGVDSTHHNLPVLNGSVVGIFARAGDFLDAIGFYILPAALPATKPTEADQEEKEKEKSGQEEKEKEKSGQEQKENGKS from the exons ATG AGCTCGGTGGTGAAGCTTGGGACGTGGGGCGGCGACGGTGGCAGCGCCTGCGACCTCACGGTGGCGCCGCAGCGGCTGGAGAGCATCACCATCCGCTGGGGCAAGGTCATCGACTGGATCGCCTTCTCCTACCGTGACCGGAGCGGGAAGCTTCACACCGCCGGGCCCTGGGGCGGCAACGGCAAAGGAGAGGGCACGGAGACG atcACGCTGGAGCCCTCGGAGTATGTAACGGGAGTTGCCTGGTCAGTGGGCCCATTCACGTTCAAGAACGTGGAGTGTTGCATCACCTCCATCAAGGTCGTGACCAACCTCCGCAGCTACGGGCCTTTCGGCCACGGGGTAGACAGCACGCACCACAATCTGCCCGTGCTCAACGGCAGCGTCGTCGGCATTTTCGCCCGCGCAGGAGATTTTCTTGACGCCATCGGTTTCTACATCCTCCCAGCTGCCCTCCCTGCTACGAAACCTACGGAAGCTGAccaagaagaaaaggagaaggagaaatctggccaagaagaaaaagaaaaggagaaatcTGGCCAAGAACAAAAAGAGAATGGAAAATCATAA